A portion of the Corynebacterium heidelbergense genome contains these proteins:
- a CDS encoding Maf family protein has protein sequence MRVVLASSSPSRLAVLRNAGIEPDVHTSGVDEDAVVADLPPDRRDPEAVVQALALAKARAVAEELADPEAVVIGGDSMLLIDGELQGKPHTEEETVRRWLHQRGKTAELLSGHGVLRGTARYTEVSRSRIHFALASDRDIRAYARTGEPFGCAGAFTLEALGGWFIDRVEGDPSGVLGLSLPVVRRALASFGLPVSAAWNRF, from the coding sequence CTGCGCGTGGTGTTGGCGTCCTCCTCCCCCTCCCGGCTCGCGGTCCTGCGCAACGCGGGGATCGAACCGGATGTGCACACCAGCGGGGTTGATGAGGATGCGGTGGTCGCGGACCTGCCGCCGGATCGGCGGGACCCGGAGGCAGTCGTCCAGGCCCTCGCGCTGGCGAAAGCGCGGGCCGTAGCCGAGGAACTGGCCGACCCGGAGGCAGTGGTCATCGGCGGGGACAGCATGCTGCTCATCGACGGGGAGCTGCAGGGCAAGCCGCACACGGAGGAGGAGACGGTGCGGCGGTGGCTCCATCAACGCGGAAAGACCGCTGAGTTGCTCAGCGGTCATGGGGTTTTGCGGGGAACTGCGCGCTACACGGAGGTTTCGCGCAGCCGCATCCACTTCGCCTTGGCCAGCGACCGGGATATCCGGGCGTACGCCCGCACCGGAGAGCCCTTCGGCTGCGCGGGTGCCTTCACCCTGGAGGCGCTGGGGGGCTGGTTTATCGATCGGGTGGAGGGGGATCCCTCCGGGGTGCTGGGCCTGAGCCTGCCGGTGGTCCGGCGGGCCCTGGCCAGCTTCGGGCTGCCTGTTTCGGCGGCCTGGAACCGGTTTTAG
- a CDS encoding YhgE/Pip domain-containing protein, whose amino-acid sequence MIAGFHIPNHFRSFKRARISRMAVVALLLMPLLYSALYLAAFWDPFAKVNALPVALVNSDEGAVQDGKVINAGDKVVEGLQNSNRIQWQMTNEEDARKGVANGKYYFSLELPKDFSAAVTSPSSQDPRKANLIATYNDTNGYLSTVIGQNVMREVLNTVGDKISAQAVDKVLIGVLDSGKGIERAAVGATQLADGTSQLKDGSAKLNDGAHRLNDGLGQAKDGSTQLVNGANQLVDGTGQLKNGIGRLQDGSGQLADGTQQLNDQVQNAAGQLTRLTGGIAQLGGGADQLGAGATQINDGVQQLRNNVAGVTQAQSQQAANLRNLANGLRTIPGPQAQDAANQLENLAKTADTTGLGAQAPLTQDLNRLADGTSQLAYQLSDPRAEFRGGLNQLQSGTNQLPGKLGDLQNGVARINDGAHQLHDGLNQAAGGVDRLDNGAQRLNDGTKRLDEGNAKLLDGSRQLTDGTTRAVDGSNRLNNGATQLRDGLVNGVNRVPKWNDGQRVATAAAIGGPVDLKASNDSGTNTFGAGLAPLFFSMALFIAGIIVYTLIAPLQARAINAGLSPLRAALDGFLPTGIIAILQSAVVVAVTVFAVGLHPANLPGLFAFGALVALVFMLINQMFSVVFGAGPGRVAGLAFLMLQVVSSGGLYPVETQSSFFRFFHPINPMTYTVNGFRQVIYGVYDHRMWTAIAVLIGLGIATMAVTAIATARKRTWTMKRLHPVLNA is encoded by the coding sequence ATGATTGCCGGATTCCACATCCCAAACCACTTTCGTAGCTTCAAGCGGGCCCGGATCAGCCGCATGGCTGTTGTCGCACTACTCCTGATGCCGCTGCTCTACTCGGCGTTGTACCTCGCGGCCTTCTGGGATCCTTTTGCGAAGGTCAACGCGCTCCCCGTCGCTCTAGTGAATAGCGACGAGGGGGCCGTGCAGGATGGCAAGGTGATCAATGCAGGGGACAAGGTGGTGGAGGGCTTGCAGAACAGCAACCGGATTCAGTGGCAGATGACCAATGAGGAGGACGCGCGCAAGGGGGTGGCGAATGGAAAATATTACTTCTCACTCGAGCTGCCGAAGGACTTCTCCGCCGCGGTGACCTCGCCGTCTTCCCAGGATCCCCGCAAAGCGAATCTCATCGCCACGTACAACGACACCAACGGTTATCTCTCGACTGTGATCGGCCAAAACGTGATGCGGGAAGTGCTGAACACGGTGGGGGACAAGATAAGCGCCCAGGCTGTTGACAAGGTCCTCATCGGTGTACTGGATTCCGGTAAAGGCATCGAGAGAGCAGCGGTGGGGGCCACCCAGTTGGCGGACGGAACGAGCCAGCTCAAGGATGGCTCTGCGAAACTCAACGACGGTGCCCACCGACTTAACGACGGGTTGGGCCAGGCAAAAGACGGCTCTACCCAGCTAGTTAATGGCGCCAACCAGCTCGTAGACGGAACCGGGCAGTTAAAAAACGGTATCGGGCGGCTCCAGGACGGCTCTGGCCAGCTAGCCGACGGAACCCAGCAGCTCAACGACCAGGTGCAGAACGCCGCGGGCCAACTGACTCGGCTGACTGGTGGTATCGCCCAGCTCGGCGGCGGAGCCGACCAGCTCGGCGCCGGGGCCACCCAGATCAACGATGGGGTCCAACAACTGCGCAACAACGTCGCCGGGGTCACTCAGGCTCAGTCGCAGCAGGCCGCCAACCTTCGCAACCTCGCCAACGGCCTGCGCACCATCCCTGGCCCCCAGGCCCAGGATGCCGCCAATCAACTGGAGAACCTAGCCAAGACCGCAGACACCACGGGCCTGGGCGCCCAAGCGCCCCTGACCCAGGACCTTAATCGCCTGGCCGATGGGACCTCTCAGTTGGCTTACCAGCTCAGCGATCCCCGGGCCGAGTTCCGCGGTGGGCTCAACCAACTGCAGAGCGGCACGAATCAGCTACCCGGCAAGCTCGGCGACCTGCAAAACGGTGTAGCCCGCATCAACGACGGTGCCCACCAGCTCCACGATGGCCTCAACCAGGCCGCCGGTGGAGTGGACCGCCTGGACAACGGAGCCCAACGCCTCAACGACGGGACGAAGCGGCTAGATGAGGGCAATGCAAAGCTCCTCGACGGCTCCCGCCAGCTCACCGACGGCACTACCCGCGCGGTGGATGGCTCCAACCGCCTCAACAACGGTGCTACCCAGTTGCGCGACGGCCTCGTCAACGGCGTCAATCGCGTCCCCAAGTGGAACGACGGCCAGCGCGTCGCCACCGCTGCCGCTATCGGCGGCCCGGTGGACCTCAAGGCCTCCAACGACTCCGGCACAAACACCTTCGGCGCCGGTCTGGCCCCGCTGTTCTTCTCCATGGCCCTGTTCATCGCGGGCATTATCGTCTACACCCTCATCGCACCCTTACAGGCACGTGCCATCAATGCTGGCCTCAGCCCCCTGCGTGCCGCACTAGACGGCTTCTTGCCCACGGGCATCATTGCCATCTTGCAATCCGCCGTCGTAGTCGCCGTCACCGTCTTTGCCGTGGGTCTACACCCCGCCAACTTGCCGGGCCTGTTCGCCTTCGGGGCTTTAGTAGCCCTCGTCTTCATGCTCATCAATCAGATGTTTAGCGTGGTGTTTGGAGCCGGACCAGGCAGGGTCGCTGGGTTGGCGTTCCTTATGCTGCAGGTTGTTTCCTCCGGCGGTCTTTACCCAGTCGAGACCCAGTCGTCCTTTTTCCGCTTCTTCCACCCGATCAACCCCATGACCTACACCGTCAATGGTTTCCGCCAGGTCATCTATGGTGTCTATGACCACCGTATGTGGACGGCCATTGCGGTCCTCATCGGGCTCGGCATCGCCACGATGGCGGTCACGGCCATCGCGACCGCGCGAAAGCGAACGTGGACGATGAAGCGACTCCACCCCGTCCTCAACGCCTAA
- a CDS encoding 5-(carboxyamino)imidazole ribonucleotide synthase, which translates to MTSDKTASTPSPDFRFSRSSAHAPGAPVLAIVGDGQLARMMQQAAIELGLSARVLAGRPDASAAQVAADVVLGDYRNRDHVDEVAKGADAVTFDHEHVPNEYLDELIGWGVNVQPQPAALIHAQDKLVMRKKLREIGAPVPPFLAIESVADVQGFYDATNGAVCVKSRRGGYDGKGVWFPQSRQETAELVERLLAEGVELLAEKKVNLVRELSAMVTRSPSGKVASWPVVESVQRDGICVEAVAPAPARGGDVIDAAEQLARMIVVDLGVTGVLAVELFETVDEFGQPELIVNELAMRPHNTGHWTQDGCVTSQFEQHVRAVLDRPLGDTRMTAPCTVMANVLGGSADPEMPMHERMDEVWRRFPGAKIHMYGKDWRPGRKIGHVNMSLPLGTSATAEAVAKLRSDAQLAATFLVGAIWSDGWRG; encoded by the coding sequence GTGACCAGCGATAAAACAGCCTCCACTCCGTCCCCCGATTTCCGCTTCTCCCGCTCTAGCGCCCATGCCCCGGGTGCGCCAGTTTTGGCGATTGTGGGGGATGGCCAATTGGCGCGGATGATGCAGCAAGCCGCGATCGAGCTGGGCTTGTCCGCCCGGGTTTTGGCGGGTCGCCCGGATGCCTCGGCCGCGCAGGTGGCTGCGGACGTGGTGCTGGGGGATTATCGCAACCGGGATCACGTGGATGAGGTGGCCAAGGGCGCGGATGCGGTGACCTTCGATCATGAGCACGTGCCGAATGAGTACCTGGACGAGCTCATTGGGTGGGGGGTCAATGTCCAGCCGCAGCCGGCGGCGCTGATCCATGCTCAGGACAAGTTGGTCATGCGCAAGAAGCTGCGGGAGATCGGGGCACCGGTGCCGCCGTTCTTGGCCATCGAGTCGGTGGCGGATGTGCAGGGATTTTACGACGCCACCAACGGCGCAGTGTGTGTGAAGTCCCGCCGGGGTGGGTACGACGGTAAGGGGGTCTGGTTTCCGCAGAGCCGACAGGAGACGGCCGAGTTGGTGGAGCGCCTGCTGGCCGAGGGGGTGGAGTTGCTCGCGGAGAAGAAGGTGAACTTGGTGCGGGAGCTCTCCGCGATGGTGACGCGCAGCCCATCGGGGAAGGTGGCTAGCTGGCCGGTGGTGGAGTCGGTGCAGCGGGACGGGATTTGCGTGGAGGCCGTCGCCCCGGCGCCGGCGCGGGGTGGAGATGTGATCGACGCGGCCGAGCAGTTAGCGCGGATGATCGTGGTGGATTTGGGGGTCACCGGGGTCCTGGCGGTGGAGCTGTTTGAAACGGTGGATGAGTTTGGCCAGCCGGAGCTGATTGTCAACGAGTTGGCTATGCGACCGCACAATACGGGGCACTGGACGCAGGATGGCTGCGTAACCAGTCAATTTGAGCAGCATGTGCGGGCCGTGCTGGACCGGCCGCTGGGGGATACGCGGATGACGGCACCGTGCACGGTGATGGCGAACGTGCTTGGGGGCTCGGCCGACCCGGAGATGCCGATGCACGAGCGGATGGACGAGGTGTGGCGTCGGTTCCCGGGGGCGAAGATCCACATGTACGGCAAGGACTGGCGGCCGGGGCGCAAGATCGGGCACGTCAACATGTCTCTGCCGCTGGGCACGTCGGCCACGGCGGAGGCGGTAGCGAAGTTGCGCTCAGATGCGCAGTTGGCGGCTACTTTCCTCGTGGGTGCAATTTGGTCGGACGGGTGGCGCGGGTAG
- a CDS encoding biotin--[acetyl-CoA-carboxylase] ligase, which produces MGRSEAVERIGLNVPAITAGFLEAEYHKVEVVQQTGSTNTDLLDAVRGGEVDADLVALLAEEQTAGRGRLGRSWGAPPRSQIIMSVAAEVTGVHGDLLGLLPLLAGLAVRAALVEVLGQPAGPVVGLKWPNDVLLGGLKVGGILVELAQHRPVAVIGIGVNYDLLPEELPVEHATSLCLQPAGAMPTRTEVTLAIARHLAAELQRWRALGGAPEVVLPRYRLACVSLGADVRAGDTVGRAEDVARNGGLVVRTAAGPVTVVSGEVVHQFGVLGRAGCADG; this is translated from the coding sequence ATGGGCAGATCGGAGGCAGTAGAGCGGATAGGGCTGAATGTCCCCGCCATCACCGCCGGGTTCCTGGAGGCCGAGTACCACAAGGTAGAGGTGGTGCAGCAAACCGGTTCCACGAATACGGACCTCCTGGATGCCGTCCGCGGGGGCGAGGTTGACGCGGACTTGGTGGCTCTTTTGGCCGAGGAGCAGACCGCCGGACGGGGCAGGTTGGGGCGATCGTGGGGGGCGCCGCCGCGCAGCCAGATCATTATGTCCGTGGCGGCGGAGGTCACTGGGGTTCACGGGGATCTCCTGGGGCTGCTGCCGCTGCTGGCGGGGCTGGCGGTTCGCGCCGCCCTCGTGGAGGTGCTGGGGCAGCCGGCCGGCCCGGTGGTGGGCTTGAAGTGGCCGAACGACGTTCTGCTCGGCGGGCTCAAGGTCGGCGGAATCCTGGTGGAGCTGGCCCAGCACCGGCCCGTGGCGGTGATCGGGATCGGGGTGAACTACGACCTGTTGCCCGAGGAGCTGCCGGTGGAGCATGCTACCTCCCTGTGCCTTCAGCCGGCAGGGGCGATGCCGACGCGGACGGAGGTGACCCTCGCCATCGCCCGGCATCTGGCCGCCGAGTTGCAGCGCTGGCGGGCCCTGGGTGGGGCCCCGGAGGTGGTGCTGCCGCGGTATCGCTTAGCCTGCGTGAGTCTGGGGGCCGACGTGCGCGCCGGGGACACCGTGGGCCGGGCAGAGGACGTGGCCCGCAATGGGGGGCTGGTGGTGCGCACGGCGGCGGGGCCGGTGACCGTCGTTTCCGGGGAGGTGGTGCACCAGTTCGGTGTGCTGGGGCGGGCGGGGTGTGCCGATGGCTAG
- a CDS encoding ATP-binding cassette domain-containing protein codes for MVDNAPAESRQASVYAEDLTLIGDEGPVFGPLNFSVPPHGITVLTGTGGSGRTALALVLAGRMKPTKGKLSVLGMSQPRDIRRHVAIAGVDQIDLLERSVTVRDILNENKAWQRNWFLPYRKVGMKDLQYYCGAVYGQRPFPPLDAYISQIPTLDKILLRISLSLHPVNGDHIDMLVVDDVEQVREIGDRIELLNIFARLAEHMPVIVNSVNELPPGSPDHIELELNTNAGHVEGRARPARAVAAAQLDQGKHHAPEYHTDNHYTTAPSQFAAETETRQ; via the coding sequence GTGGTTGACAACGCCCCGGCCGAAAGTAGGCAGGCCTCTGTGTATGCGGAAGACCTCACCTTGATCGGGGACGAGGGGCCCGTGTTTGGACCGCTCAACTTCTCCGTCCCACCCCACGGAATCACCGTTCTCACGGGTACCGGGGGCTCCGGGCGTACCGCCTTGGCTCTCGTGCTGGCGGGTCGCATGAAGCCGACGAAGGGCAAGCTCTCCGTGCTGGGCATGAGCCAGCCCCGCGACATCCGCCGACACGTCGCTATCGCCGGAGTAGACCAGATCGATCTGCTGGAGCGCTCCGTCACCGTGCGGGACATACTCAACGAGAACAAGGCCTGGCAGCGCAACTGGTTCTTGCCCTACCGCAAGGTCGGCATGAAGGACCTGCAGTACTACTGCGGCGCCGTCTACGGTCAGCGCCCCTTCCCGCCGCTGGATGCCTACATCTCACAGATCCCCACCCTGGACAAGATCCTGCTGCGCATCTCTCTGTCCCTACACCCCGTCAACGGAGACCACATCGACATGCTCGTCGTCGATGACGTGGAGCAGGTCCGGGAGATCGGGGATCGGATCGAATTGCTCAATATCTTTGCCCGGCTCGCCGAGCACATGCCGGTTATCGTGAACTCGGTCAACGAGCTACCCCCGGGGTCCCCGGACCACATCGAGCTGGAGCTCAACACTAACGCTGGTCACGTGGAGGGCAGGGCCCGCCCAGCGAGAGCAGTCGCTGCCGCCCAGTTAGACCAGGGAAAACACCACGCCCCTGAGTACCACACCGATAACCACTACACCACCGCGCCTAGCCAGTTCGCCGCAGAAACGGAGACCCGCCAATGA
- a CDS encoding Cj0069 family protein: protein MHKSIVVFEVAGGNDKGEDGHRRDTMPIVNAIKDKGWNAEVIHFESDRANEIYDTVANNFDGYISRVNPGHIPGGEKIYFEMLSRLSKDAGLVGMSTPEEMMAYGAKDALVKLNGTDLVPEDTAAYYDVESLHEIFPKTLSYGERVLKQNRGSTGSGIWRVQLQDRELAKSVKPGEALPLDTKLKCTEAVDNHTEVRELGDFMKFCEQYIVGDNGMLVDMRFMPRIVEGEVRILLVGPHPVFVVHKKPAAGGDNFSATLFSGAKYTYDKPEAWQDLIDMFAEARPTIATKLGEDNNIPLIWTADFMLDTAEDGSDTYVLGEINCSCVGFTSELDMGIQQLVAEEAIKRCEEAAAAA from the coding sequence CTGCACAAGAGCATCGTCGTCTTCGAGGTTGCCGGGGGCAACGACAAGGGGGAGGACGGCCACCGCCGGGACACCATGCCCATCGTCAACGCCATTAAGGACAAGGGCTGGAACGCGGAGGTCATTCACTTCGAGTCCGACCGCGCCAACGAGATCTACGACACCGTCGCTAACAACTTCGACGGCTACATCTCCCGCGTGAACCCGGGCCACATCCCCGGCGGCGAGAAGATTTACTTTGAGATGCTCTCCCGCCTCAGCAAGGATGCCGGGCTCGTGGGCATGTCCACGCCGGAGGAGATGATGGCCTACGGCGCCAAGGATGCCCTGGTTAAGCTCAACGGCACCGACCTCGTTCCCGAGGACACCGCAGCCTACTACGACGTAGAAAGCCTGCACGAGATCTTCCCCAAGACCCTCTCCTATGGTGAGCGCGTGCTTAAGCAGAACCGCGGCTCCACCGGTTCCGGCATCTGGCGCGTCCAACTCCAGGACCGCGAGCTGGCCAAGTCCGTTAAGCCGGGTGAAGCTCTGCCCCTGGATACCAAGCTGAAGTGCACCGAGGCCGTGGACAACCACACCGAGGTCCGCGAGCTCGGGGACTTCATGAAATTCTGCGAGCAGTACATCGTGGGGGATAACGGAATGCTCGTGGACATGCGCTTCATGCCTCGCATCGTGGAAGGGGAGGTGCGCATCCTCCTCGTCGGCCCGCACCCCGTGTTCGTCGTGCACAAGAAGCCCGCCGCCGGTGGGGACAACTTCTCCGCCACCCTGTTCTCCGGCGCCAAGTACACCTACGACAAGCCGGAGGCCTGGCAGGACCTCATCGACATGTTCGCCGAGGCCCGCCCCACCATCGCCACCAAGCTCGGCGAGGACAACAACATCCCGCTGATCTGGACCGCGGACTTCATGCTGGACACCGCAGAGGACGGCTCCGATACCTACGTGTTGGGCGAGATCAACTGCTCCTGCGTGGGCTTCACCTCCGAGCTGGACATGGGCATTCAGCAGCTCGTCGCCGAGGAGGCCATCAAGCGCTGTGAGGAAGCCGCAGCCGCCGCCTAA
- a CDS encoding sulfurtransferase, producing MAIERDPSPILEQYANPGKIVTNAWLGAKLGTPGLKVVESDEDSLLYDIGHIPTAVRINWGADLNDPVRRDFVSPRDFADLMDAKGIARDDTVVIYGDQSNLWAAYTLWVFELFGHPDVRLLDGGRDAWMREEKETSYSVPNRPTSGYPVVERLNTQERIFADELRESLPELQLIDLREPEDYAGLPARVGACNHPTPTGFSRTGHLPGSVNFALVSALHPNTRFRSRAELQELMRGFDPETATVAYCDNGARAAHLWFVLRYLLGWGNVRVYDGSWIEWGNMIGVPIEVSKREAPVKKSASGRTSPPKAGRKKPGGAKRAAKR from the coding sequence ATGGCAATCGAACGCGATCCCAGCCCCATCCTGGAGCAGTACGCCAATCCCGGGAAGATCGTGACCAACGCCTGGTTGGGCGCGAAGCTCGGTACGCCGGGGTTGAAGGTTGTAGAGAGCGATGAGGATTCCCTGCTTTACGACATCGGGCATATTCCCACTGCCGTGCGCATCAATTGGGGGGCGGATCTCAATGATCCGGTGCGGCGCGATTTCGTCTCACCCCGGGATTTTGCCGATCTCATGGACGCCAAGGGCATAGCGCGGGACGACACAGTGGTCATCTATGGGGACCAGTCCAATCTATGGGCGGCCTATACCCTGTGGGTATTTGAGCTGTTCGGGCACCCGGACGTGCGCCTGCTGGACGGGGGCCGGGACGCGTGGATGCGGGAGGAAAAGGAGACCTCCTACTCGGTGCCGAACCGGCCGACCTCCGGCTATCCGGTGGTGGAGCGGTTGAATACGCAGGAGCGCATCTTCGCGGACGAGCTGCGCGAATCCCTGCCGGAGCTGCAACTGATCGACTTGAGGGAACCAGAGGATTACGCGGGCCTCCCCGCGCGGGTGGGGGCGTGCAACCACCCCACCCCCACGGGTTTTTCCCGGACGGGGCACCTGCCGGGGTCTGTGAACTTCGCCCTTGTCAGTGCCCTTCACCCGAACACCCGCTTTCGCTCTCGCGCGGAACTGCAGGAACTGATGCGGGGGTTCGATCCGGAGACGGCGACGGTGGCCTATTGCGATAACGGCGCGCGCGCCGCGCACCTGTGGTTTGTGCTGCGGTACCTGCTGGGCTGGGGGAACGTGCGGGTGTACGACGGCTCCTGGATCGAGTGGGGAAACATGATCGGGGTGCCCATCGAGGTGTCCAAGCGGGAGGCCCCGGTGAAAAAGAGCGCCTCTGGGCGCACATCGCCGCCGAAAGCCGGGCGGAAGAAGCCTGGCGGGGCAAAGAGGGCCGCAAAACGCTGA
- a CDS encoding acyl-CoA carboxylase subunit beta: protein MTASTTSATTSGKIADLHKRLAETRAPRGEEAIRQLHEAGRMTARDMVYSLLDDGSFVEIDALARHRSPGNKEDRPVTDGVVSGHGTVDGRPVCVFAQDASIFDGQVGEVAGDKILKVMQLAVKSGSPIVGIYHGAGTRVTEGMASLEAFTKIYRLQSRASGVIPQIAMVAGATSGAQVFGVSLSDVVVEVAGRAQLRLSEGDEASSDLDATSGTAHILTEDERTALDAVADVLAFLPSNNRAVPLSSESGEPCAQDLNAAIPDEAATTYDVNAVIDGIVDCDSVVELQPRYAPNMLTAFARVDGRSVGVLANQPSQQAGALDVDAAEKAARFVRLCDAFNVPLLSIVDVPGFQPNSGGEEAVVRRTAKLLGAVANASVGMISVITRKAYGTAYLALGAKRMGTDFVFAWPTAEIAAAEVDGASPYEAAARGLVDAVIPPDQTRGKIVEALRLIERKVDDSHTRKHDTIAF, encoded by the coding sequence ATGACAGCTAGCACCACGTCGGCCACCACCAGCGGCAAGATAGCGGACCTGCACAAACGCCTTGCGGAGACCCGCGCTCCCCGAGGGGAAGAGGCCATCCGTCAGCTCCACGAGGCCGGCCGAATGACTGCCCGGGACATGGTGTATTCGCTGCTGGATGACGGCAGCTTCGTGGAGATCGATGCCCTCGCCCGCCACCGCAGCCCCGGCAACAAGGAGGACCGGCCCGTCACGGACGGCGTCGTCTCCGGTCACGGCACGGTGGATGGCCGCCCGGTGTGCGTCTTCGCCCAGGATGCCTCCATCTTCGACGGGCAGGTAGGGGAAGTTGCCGGGGATAAGATCCTCAAGGTAATGCAGCTCGCGGTGAAGTCCGGCTCCCCGATCGTCGGCATCTATCACGGCGCGGGGACGCGGGTGACCGAGGGCATGGCCAGCTTGGAGGCCTTCACCAAGATCTATCGGCTGCAGTCCCGGGCCTCTGGCGTAATCCCGCAGATCGCGATGGTCGCCGGCGCCACCAGCGGCGCGCAGGTCTTCGGCGTCTCCCTTTCCGATGTGGTCGTTGAGGTCGCCGGGCGGGCACAGTTGCGGTTGTCGGAGGGGGATGAGGCCAGTTCGGATCTGGACGCCACCTCCGGGACCGCGCACATCCTCACCGAGGACGAGCGGACGGCACTGGACGCCGTAGCGGACGTGCTGGCTTTCCTCCCCTCCAACAACCGCGCGGTTCCCCTGTCCAGCGAGTCGGGTGAGCCCTGCGCCCAAGACCTCAACGCCGCAATCCCGGACGAGGCCGCGACGACCTACGACGTGAACGCCGTCATCGACGGGATCGTGGACTGCGACTCCGTCGTGGAGCTGCAGCCCCGCTACGCGCCGAACATGCTCACCGCTTTCGCCCGGGTGGATGGGCGCAGCGTGGGCGTGCTGGCCAACCAGCCCAGCCAGCAGGCCGGGGCCCTGGACGTGGATGCGGCCGAGAAGGCCGCTCGGTTTGTTCGGCTTTGCGATGCCTTCAACGTCCCCCTGCTCAGCATCGTGGACGTCCCCGGATTCCAGCCGAACAGCGGCGGAGAGGAAGCGGTGGTGCGCCGCACCGCTAAGCTGCTAGGGGCCGTGGCGAACGCCTCCGTGGGCATGATCAGCGTGATCACCCGCAAGGCCTATGGAACGGCCTATCTGGCGCTGGGGGCCAAGCGGATGGGGACGGACTTCGTGTTCGCCTGGCCCACGGCGGAGATCGCCGCAGCCGAGGTGGACGGGGCTTCCCCCTACGAGGCCGCCGCCCGGGGGCTGGTGGATGCCGTGATCCCGCCGGACCAGACGCGCGGAAAAATCGTGGAAGCCCTGCGTCTCATCGAGCGCAAGGTGGATGATTCGCATACCCGCAAGCACGACACGATCGCCTTCTAA